In the Podospora pseudocomata strain CBS 415.72m chromosome 5, whole genome shotgun sequence genome, one interval contains:
- a CDS encoding hypothetical protein (COG:S; EggNog:ENOG503P2A3) produces the protein MSGKHTGTYVNTDSKHEGANMTFRSTFLPRLSLSRSESPGIPFHNPISPTIRKKPSEYDMDDLSPRPDDSLLPSEGSRHRRQISPSIDHSTSDRASSVGSASKSKPNAPVLFHGPPPPVATSRILYRDEEEPQSYRPFDTAASIARNVGSVLFDRQDGSSAHTRGRDAVKYNEYEPDAVWRNLHHRERQLQKELQNILDVQSACLSAQVGRAGSTGSPQASDASTTPTSTLHASTTSMSTARQVSFAQTTTTHTGQVIPVRQPKKKRPSIREARTGLARHMTLLADLKAEEDANLTAALSTRKRALAQLRKLCRQRKEITGELEKIEQDEEEPLAQEIRELTEERSNVVSEIKELEERLVGLRNRKRYLDAKVADVESKRDAGLSGYRGALKDVDGNLGGILTRPSVKPLDLEGVIGPGQPVDRGSHLSGLEFLRLRPERRTPEMAKEWWEGEVALLTARKADVDRERLALEEGVEVWRETLQLVDKFELSVAAVMKHWAGKHDNDEANREWVKAMSDVLGDMKGVIADMEGKLRLVEENGWNLLICAIGAEVEALELAKGLLVKGLRAGGLEVQDGSDDERDVDGEGGSTPHLGRSISGSSGLQRSAIRFKSSSSSSSESAEGKNLVGVHGVEDGHRTEESDNEVPPDLLVSSSTAGARDGLDRTCSRESTLSENEVPPEFLAEHV, from the exons ATGTCGGGCAAGCATACTGGTACG TATGTCAACACAGATAGCAAACACGAAGGCGCCAACATGACGTTCAGATCTACGTTCCTTCCCCGTCTCTCACTGTCCCGTTCCGAAAGCCCCGGCATCcctttccacaacccaataaGCCCCACCATCCGCAAGAAGCCGAGCGAGTACGATATGGATGACCTGTCACCACGACCTGATGACAGCTTGTTACCCTCCGAGGGCTCCCGACATCGCAGACAAATCTCGCCATCGATCGACCATAGCACGAGCGATCGGGCTAGTAGTGTTGGTTCGGCTTCCAAATCCAAGCCCAACGCCCCGGTTCTCTTCCAcggtcctcctccccccgtcGCCACGTCCCGGATACTCTATagggatgaggaagagccACAGTCATACCGCCCGTTTGACACAGCGGCATCTATTGCTCGGAATGTTGGCAGCGTACTATTCGACCGCCAGGACGGCTCCTCAGCCCACACAAGAGGGCGTGATGCGGTAAAATACAACGAGTATGAGCCGGATGCAGTGTGGCGCAACCTTCACCACCGGGAACGCCAGCTTCAGAAGGAGCTCCAGAATATCCTGGATGTCCAGTCAGCGTGCCTATCAGCCCAAGTTGGGAGAGCAGGGTCTACAGGAAGCCCTCAGGCCAGTGATGCAAGCACCACCCCTACAAGCACATTACACGCTAGCACCACTTCCATGTCTACAGCACGCCAGGTAAGCTTTGCTCAgactacaacaacacacacgGGACAAGTGATACCGGTGAGacaacccaagaagaagcgtcCGTCTATACGCGAAGCTCGCACAGGACTTGCTAGGCACATGACACTCCTGGCAGATCTAAAAGCAGAGGAGGACGCCAATCTGACTGCCGCTCTGTCAACGAGGAAGCGTGCTCTTGCCCAGCTGCGGAAGCTATGCCGGCAACGGAAGGAGATCACCGgcgagttggagaagatcgaacaagatgaagaggagccTCTTGCACAGGAGATCAGGGAGCTGACAGAAGAACGGAGTAATGTGGTAAGTGAGATAAAAGAGTTGGAAGAGAGGCTGGTTGGGTTGCGGAACAGAAAAAGGTACCTGGATGCCAAGGTGGCCGATGTGGAGAGCAAGAGGGACGCAGGTCTGAGTGGCTATCGTGGGGCTCTGAAGGATGTGGATGGGAACCTGGGCGGGATCCTGACGAGACCCAGTGTCAAACCACTGGACTTGGAGGGTGTGATTGGGCCTGGTCAACCAGTGGATAGGGGATCGCATTTATCAGGATTGGAGTTTCTGAGGCTAAGACcggagaggaggacgcctgagatggccaaggagtggtgggagggcgaggttgcaTTGCTCACGGCGAGGAAAGCTGATGTTGATAGGGAACGGTTAGCCTTGGAAGAGGGTGTGGAAGTGTGGAGGGAGACGTTGCAATTGGTGGACAAGTTTGAGTTGAGCGTGGCAGCGGTAATGAAACACTGGGCAGGCAAACACGATAACGACGAGGCGAATCGGGAGTGGGTCAAGGCCATGTCGGACGTGCTTGGTGACATGAAGGGTGTCATAGCTGATATGGAGGGGAAGCTccggttggtggaggagaatgGGTGGAATCTCTTGATCTGTGCCATTggcgccgaggtggaggcaCTCGAGCTCGCAAAAGGACTCTTGGTGAAGGGATTACGAGCCGGCGGCTTGGAAGTACAGGACGGTTCGGACGACGAGAGGGATGTGGACGGAGAGGGGGGCTCGACACCGCATCTGGGGAGGTCAATCTCTGGTAGCTCAGGGTTACAACGCTCCGCCATCCGCTTcaagtcgtcgtcgtcatcatcatctgaaTCAGCCGAGGGAAAGAACCTCGTTGGCGTGCACGGTGTCGAGGATGGGCACAGAACTGAGGAGAGTGACAATGAGGTGCCTCCTGACTTGCTGGTGTCTTCGTCGACTGCTGGCGCCAGGGACGGATTGGATCGTACGTGCAGCAGAGAGAGTACTTTGAGCGAGAATGAGGTCCCCCCCGAGTTCTTGGCGGAGCATGTATGA
- a CDS encoding hypothetical protein (EggNog:ENOG503NWYM; COG:O), with protein MTWFLQYSVRPETILTILAVAISVDQFVTIVATTGVVVLSLCFWLHIIGLSSDFFPTLGQHARLQPDSFSQEHLSQHQIEEEDLQPKAVGEEIKSREELSSTPVGGSSVSCSDSRSQSESEALEEQAVEQGYLGKVPAEYNLPEDDVKGSLEVPFWFLNYNLKTTSELANHMPKIIIKEDAPDTAYDEDAVFEIKSAVYNNLWSVLSNPSQTWESANEENVPFFRKATLLLTAINTMYGARGHRAFFEAVVEQFATDIGADLIALDIEDVLDLGEYWLNGPESRGCVREGKRDRPLLFAHTLLDVPDQRTFRHGTGSATPERRPLIIHIPDVHHFDIPDDNDLQGSPRWFDFADIKEILDVIQLAIINQAGVNGATLLVLSSRYYTTSHRDTDIPLVHALLEAEEDITLVPLKTPSQVKLLEEGLPNCDRHLRINIRSFQRQIRATIGDFTSPLLQPHTAWEFINDCETSTRFCLGHRQHGEIISVGKKVALQVGRHGSVTADHIRQSLIAVASHGEMLKDWDIESSVDDVQSRWAQFSPHIRQKLEQAENGNNDAEKQLLDLVVDPGSVMHGWSNIQLDLDTKDAIAQLIHQATGTISSNLRSGILTNAKVGGALLYGPPGTGKTHLARVLAHEYELVMLSVSSADIESSRVGETEKTIQNLFSLARKLHPSIIFIDEADSLLKRREPHDHTWERARLNQFLAEMDGLKQDMNSPFVILATNLPQALDDAVLRRVPARLFMGLPRARARREILAICLREDVVADDVNVDDLVRRTKGYTGSDLHTLCVQAALISAAESQASMSVNNMTRLSSIQRVHFEKALRRSAPTSTGHALAAIREFAKASDPQALAQFTAPDNDEVEQASTSAEPSLPRQKTGITTGTLTPPDQSIDNVGDSGSVTEGEATSDFASPEFGVPEAPTSHKTTSALGPLYTPLKSNSRQIRVLSITPQSPKTEDSWIECRLETVDLDDMEVWYHELRTILQANDGEFPFDVTRTPPAWILATAANELAKEQPKDTEMHWAYVLEKFNSIPELKTLKSDVPFERLTRWTEFAPRYEWGDYIAMSYTWGPPEPSHTILVNNHEVQVGGNLYQMLLRLRKSVEVKQSHLKVWIDALCINQNDDKEKETEVQKMDVIYSMALAVRGWIGAPSSATPGSPFDTAYTLVRQWFSQHQGIPKSYISDPTLYPQSLLRSLRTVAFELIRLPYWSRTWITQEIALANSVCFWYGDDYLFVPGEIKRALEPFVDFSSALNQPSDLHFMWDDGELDSSSDLPSIQEQRMLSQHVHRIFVKFDLRELPRVNNTGLLITILTLAQASAATDSRDKVYGTLALLPLSIRDSVKPSYAEFYAALDAYADFAKACILGLGDLSIWTYLTRLQPRPGGSSLPSWAIDLSSEADDALVQERTTPPSRPGSRFNANAGKQQCPAFSHDGRIMYCEGLIIDSIDTLTMSPSRAREITLQDSYFNPLSSVTNPPAAPSNMPNEDARTALARVLHAEPEYDISNPSCLLNLAWGLKEDRPPDGLNWQRLEANIKDASELAHAHMSLLWWRTLLHANLDFMIKGCPLHSYFSSGAAQEFQPHDYTYQDLSQTSYRRLCMTSNGQVGTVPGLAQAGDKIVVLFACQKPVVVRPKGKHYEFIGTCFVDGLMKGEAVADMESGGKLNPEMLSFC; from the exons ATGACTTGGTTTTTACAGTACTCAGTTCGGCCTGAAACGATACTGACGATACTCGCCGTGGCCATCTCCGTGGACCAATTTGTCACCATCGTAGCGACTACTGGAGTGGTCGTTCTATCTTTGTGTTTCTGGCTACATATAATTGGGCTCTCGTCGGACTTCTTCCCGACCTTGGGCCAGCATGCGCGGCTTCAACCTGACTCTTTCTCACAGGAGCACCTCTCTCAGCACCAAATCGAGGAAGAGGACTTACAGCCAAAGGCGGTGGGCGAAGAAATAAAATCAAGGGAAGAGTTGTCTTCGACACCAGTCGGGGGAAGCTCAGTGAGTTGTTCTGACTCAAGAAGTCAGTCAGAGAGTGAAGctctggaggagcaggcagTGGAGCAAGGCTACCTTGGAAAAGTCCCAGCTGAGTACAATCTACCAGAGGACGATGTTAAAGGATCA TTGGAAGTGCCCTTCTGGTTTTTGAACTACAACCTGAAGACAACGAGTGAGCTTGCCAACCACATGCCCAAAATAATCATCAAGGAAGACGCGCCAGATACAGCATACGATGAGGATGCCGTTTTTGAAATCAAATCAGCTGTGTACAACAACCTTTGGTCTGTATTGTCAAACCCAAGCCAGACGTGGGAGTCAGCAAACGAAGAGAATGTGCCCTTCTTCAGGAAGGCGACCCTTCTCCTGACCGCGATTAACACCATGTACGGGGCTCGAGGTCACCGCGCCTTCTTTGAAGCTGTCGTCGAACAGTTTGCCACTGACATTGGGGCTGATCTTATCGCACTGGACATTGAGGAtgttttggacttgggtgaGTACTGGTTAAATGGACCAGAAAGTCGGGGCTGTGTACGGGAAGGCAAAAGGGACAGGCCGCTGTTGTTCGCACATACATTGCTCGACGTTCCAGACCAGAGGACATTCAGGCACGGTACCGGTAGCGCCACGCCTGAGCGTCGACCATTGATCATACACATTCCAGATGTTCACCACTTCGACATACCCGACGATAATGACCTCCAAGGCAGCCCAAGATGGTTCGACTTCGCCGACATCAAAGAAATACTCGACGTGATACAGCTAGCCATCATCAATCAAGCGGGAGTGAACGGTGCCACCTTGCTTGTGCTTTCGAGTCGCTATTACACCACATCCCACAGAGACACTGACATTCCCCTCGTACACGCGCTTCTTGAGGCCGAAGAGGACATAACACTGGTGCCACTGAAAACTCCAAGCCAGGTCAAACTGCTTGAAGAAGGACTTCCCAACTGCGATCGTCATCTTCGCATAAACATCCGTTCATTCCAGCGACAGATAAGGGCCACTATCGGGGACTTTACTTCGCCGCTATTGCAGCCTCACACGGCATGGGAGTTCATCAATGACTGCGAGACATCGACGAGGTTTTGCCTCGGGCACCGGCAACATGGGGAAATCATATCAGTTGGGAAGAAAGTTGCGCTTCAAGTCGGAAGACATGGAAGCGTCACTGCCGATCACATTCGACAATCACTTATTGCAGTGGCCTCGCACGGAGAAATGCTAAAAGATTGGGACATTGAGAGTAGTGTTGATGACGTCCAGTCGCGCTGGGCTCAATTTTCGCCACATATTAGACAAAAGCTCGAGCAAGCTGAGAACGGGAATAATGACGCTGAGAAACAATTATtggatcttgttgttgatcCCG GGTCGGTCATGCACGGATGGTCGAATATCCAGCTCGATTTGGACACGAAGGATGCCATCGCCCAGTTGATTCACCAGGCAACAGGGACTATTTCGTCCAATCTCCGGTCCGGAATCCTCACAAATGCCAAAGTCGGCGGTGCTCTACTCTACGGCCCCCCAGGGACAGGCAAGACTCATCTAGCAAGAGTGCTGGCCCACGAGTACGAGCTGGTCATGCTTTCGGTATCTTCGGCCGACATTGAGTCGAGTCGTGTGGGTGAAACGGAAAAGACCATCCAAAACCTCTTCAGTCTAGCTCGCAAACTCCATCCAAGCATCATTTTCATCGACGAAGCGGACTCCCTCCTAAAGCGCAGGGAACCACACGACCACACGTGGGAGCGTGCTCGGCTGAACCAATTCCTTGCCGAAATGGATGGTCTCAAACAGGACATGAACTCGCCGTTTGTTATCCTGGCCACCAACCTTCCACAAGCACTTGATGACGCCGTTCTCCGTCGCGTTCCTGCAAGATTGTTCATGGGCTTACCGCGGGCGCGGGCGAGGCGAGAAATTCTTGCAATCTGCCTCCGCGAAGACGTTGTTGCAGACGACGTGAACGTTGATGACCTTGTACGACGCACCAAGGGTTATACAGGCTCCGACTTGCATACTCTGTGTGTCCAGGCTGCTCTGATCTCAGCGGCCGAATCCCAAGCGTCGATGTCTGTTAACAACATGACCAGGCTTAGTAGCATACAGCGAGTTCACTTTGAAAAGGCACTGAGGCGATCAGCACCTACGAGCACTGGACACGCACTGGCTGCGATCCGGGAATTTGCAAAAGCAAGTGACCCACAAGCATTGGCTCAGTTTACAGCGCCTGACAATGATGAGGTAGAACAAGCATCGACATCGGCAGAGCCTTCGTTGCCGCGCCAGAAGACGGGAATCACGACCGGTACATTGACACCTCCGGATCAAAGTATTGACAACGTAGGAGATTCGGGGTCTGTGACAGAGGGTGAAGCCACTTCTGACTTTGCATCGCCTGAGTTCGGAGTCCCAGAAGCTCCAACATCACATAAAACAACCTCTGCCTTGGGGCCGCTTTACACACCCCTGAAAAGCAACAGCCGACAAATCAGAGTGCTATCCATCACGCCACAGTCACCCAAAACTGAGGACAGTTGGATAGAGTGCAGGCTTGAGACGGTCGACCTTGATGACATGGAGGTGTGGTACCACGAGCTGCGGACCATACTCCAAGCGAACGATGGCGAGTTCCCATTTGATGTGACCAGAACACCTCCGGCATGGATTCTAGCGACAGCTGCAAacgagctggccaaggaACAACCAAAAGATACTGAGATGCACTGGGCATATGTTTTGGAAAAGTTCAACTCGATCCCTGAGCTGAAGACGTTGAAATCAGACGTACCATTCGAAAGGTTGACAAGGTGGACAGAGTTCGCTCCGAGATATGAATGGGGGGACTACATAGCTATGAGTTATACCTGG GGACCTCCCGAACCTTCTCACACCATCTTGGTGAATAATCACGAGGTACAAGTTGGTGGCAACCTTTACCAGATGCTTTTGAGGCTCAGGAAGTCAGTAGAGGTCAAACAGTCACATCTCAAGGTCTGGATTGATGCCCTCTGCATCAACCAAAATGAcgacaaagaaaaggagaCCGAGGTGCAAAAGATGGATGTGATATACAGCATGGCTCTGGCAGTTCGAGGGTGGATAGGTGCCCCGTCCTCGGCAACACCAGGGTCCCCTTTTGACACCGCTTACACATTGGTGCGACAGTGGTTCAGTCAGCATCAGGGAATCCCCAAGTCTTACATTTCCGACCCCACACTATACCCTCAGTCACTACTTCGGTCGTTGCGAACTGTGGCCTTTGAGCTCATCAGACTGCCGTACTGGAGTCGCACTTGGATCACACAGGAGATTGCGCTCGCTAATTCTGTTTGTTTTTGGTACGGTGATGACTACCTCTTTGTACCCGGAGAGATAAAGCGAGCGCTCGAACCGTTTGTCGACTTTAGCTCGGCACTCAATCAGCCATCAGACTTGCACTTTATGTGGGATGACGGTGAGCTTGACTCCAGCTCTGATCTCCCCTCGATCCAGGAACAACGGATGTTGTCTCAGCACGTTCATCGAATCTTTGTCAAGTTTGACCTTCGGGAGCTCCCCAGGGTTAATAACACCGGACTTCTCATCACGATTTTGACTTTGGCCCAAGCATCCGCCGCCACCGATTCGCGCGACAAAGTCTATGGAACACTGGCCctgctccccctctccatcagAGACAGTGTCAAACCCAGCTATGCTGAATTTTATGCGGCACTCGATGCTTACGCAGACTTTGCTAAAGCCTGTATCCTCGGCCTGGGCGATCTATCAATATGGACCTACCTAACCCGGTTACAGCCCCGTCCAGGGGGTAGCTCTCTACCGAGCTGGGCCATCGATCTCAGTAGTGAGGCGGACGATGCTTTAGTTCAAGAACGTACGACCCCACCTTCACGTCCTGGTTCCCGCTTCAACGCCAACGCGGGAAAACAACAGTGTCCTGCCTTTTCTCACGACGGACGCATCATGTATTGCGAGGGACTGATCATCGACTCCATTGACACTTTGACGATGTCGCCCTCGCGCGCAAGGGAAATCACATTACAGGATTCGTATTTCAACCCGTTGTCTTCAGtgaccaacccccccgctGCCCCGTCGAACATGCCCAACGAAGACGCCAGGACGGCTTTAGCACGCGTGCTGCACGCAGAACCCGAGTATGATATATCCAATCCAAGCTGTCTCCTCAATCTGGCCTGGGGTCTAAAGGAAGATCGTCCGCCAGACGGGCTCAACTGGCAAAGACTGGAAGCCAACATCAAGGACGCTTCTGAACTAGCTCACGCCCACATGTCCTTGTTGTGGTGGCGCACCCTTCTCCACGCCAACCTCGACTTTATGATCAAAGGGTGCCCACTGCACAGCTACTTTTCTTCAGGTGCGGCACAAGAGTTCCAACCACACGACTACACGTACCAGGATCTATCTCAGACATCTTATCGAAGACTTTGCATGACTTCGAATGGTCAGGTTGGGACGGTGCCAGGTCTGGCCCAAGCCGGCGACAAGATTGTCGTTCTCTTTGCTTGCCAAAAGCCGGTGGTGGTTCGCCCCAAGGGGAAGCATTACGAGTTCATCGGCACCTGTTTTGTGGACGGGCTCATGAAGGGGGAGGCCGTGGCTGATATGGAAAGCGGGGGCAAGCTCAATCCTGAGatgctttctttttgttAG
- the PYK1 gene encoding Pyruvate kinase (BUSCO:EOG09261QXC; COG:G; EggNog:ENOG503NUBE) translates to MVNTALDHLNLGGKIEWLSQLDTAFQPARNFRRTSIICTIGPKTNSVEAINKLREAGLNVVRMNFSHGSYEYHQSVIDNARAAEKAQKGRQVAIALDTKGPEIRTGNTVNDADLPISAGAILNITTDEKYATACTTENMYVDYKNITKVISPGRIIYVDDGVLAFDVLEIVDDKTIKVQARNNGFISSRKGVNLPNTDVDLPALSEKDKADLLFGVKNNVDMVFASFIRRGQDIKDIREVLGEEGKHIQIIAKIENRQGLNNFAEILEETDGVMVARGDLGIEIPAAEVFAAQKKIIAMCNIAGKPVICATQMLESMIKNPRPTRAEISDVGNAVTDGADCVMLSGETAKGSYPNEAVREMSEACLKAENTIPYVSHFEELCALVKRPVSIVESCAMAAVRTSLDLNASAIFVLSTSGVSARLISKYRPVCPIIMITRNASASRYAHLYRGVYPFSFPEAKPDFSKVNWQEDVDRRIKWGLTHAIDLGVLNEGETVVVVQGWKGGMGNTNTLRIVKADVDHLGIGQLE, encoded by the exons ATGGTCAACACAGCTCTCGACCACCTCAACTTGGGGGGCAAGATCGAATGGCTCTCGCAGCTCGATACCGCGTTCCAGCCTGCCCGCAACTTCCGCcgcacctccatcatctgcaCCATTGGTCCCAAGACGAACTCTGTTGAGGCCATCAACAAGCTCCGCGAGGCTGGCCTCAACGTGGTGCGCATGAACTTCTCCCACGGCAGCTACGAGTACCACC AGTCTGTCATTGACAATGCTCGCGCTGCCGAGAAGGCCCAGAAGGGCCGTCAGGTCGCCATCGCCCTCGACACCAAGGGCCCCGAGATCCGTACCGGCAACACCGTCAACGATGCCGATCTCCCCATCTCCGCCGGCGCCATCTtgaacatcaccaccgatgAGAAGTATGCCACGGCCTGCACCACCGAGAACAT GTACGTCGACTACAAGAACATCACCAAGGTCATCTCCCCAGGCCGCATTATTTACGTCGATGACGGTGTCTTGGCGTTCGATGTGCTCGAGATTGTcgacgacaagaccatcaaggttcAGGCGCGCAACAATGGTTTCATCTCTTCCCGCAAGGGTGTCAACCTGCCCAACACCGATGTCGATCTGCCCGCCCTCTCCGAGAAGGACAAAGCCGATCTCCTGTTCGGCGTCAAGAACAATGTCGACATGGTCTTTGCTT CTTTCATCCGCAGAGGGCAAGACATCAAGGACATTCGTGAGGTcctcggcgaggagggcaagcACATTCAGATCATTGCCAAGATTGAGAACAGACAAGGTCTCAACAACTTTGCCGAGATTCTCGAGGAGACCGACGGTGTGATGGTTGCCCGTGGCGATCTCGGTATCGAGATTCCCGCCGCCGAGGTGTTCGCCGCTCAGAAGAAGATCATTGCCATGTGCAACATTGCTGGCAAGCCCGTCATTTGCGCCACTCAGATGCTCGAGTCCATGATCAAGAACCCCAGGCCAACCAGAGCCGAGATCAGTGATGTTGGCAACGCAGTTACTGACGGCGCCGACTGTGTCATG CTTTCCGGTGAGACAGCCAAGGGTAGCTACCCCAACGAGGCTGTCCGTGAGATGAGCGAGGCCTGCCTCAAGGCCGAGAACACCATCCCATATGTCAGCCACTTCGAGGAGCTGTGCGCCCTTGTCAAGCGCCCCGTCTCCATTGTCGAGTCTTGCGCCATGGCGGCTGTCCGGACGTCTCTCGACCTCAACGCCTCGGCCATCTTCGTTCTCTCCACCTCGGGCGTCTCTGCCCGCCTCATCTCCAAGTACCGCCCTGTTTgccccatcatcatgatcaCTCGGAACGCGTCGGCCTCGAGATATGCCCACTTGTACCGCGGCGTATACCCATTCTCCTTCCCAGAGGCCAAGCCCGACTTTAGCAAAGTCAACTGgcaggaggatgtggatcgCCGCATTAAGTGGGGTCTTACCCACGCTATCGACTTGGGTGTTCTCAACGAGGgtgagacggtggtggttgtccaGGGCTGGAAGGGCGGCATGGGCAACACAAACACTCTGCGTATCGTTAAGGCCGATGTGGACCACCTCGGCATTGGCCAGCTGGAGTAG
- a CDS encoding hypothetical protein (COG:S; EggNog:ENOG503P6T0) → MVLARLTHYAFDAVLVSTILAGMKRSTGLTFQADQIGDSDQDPFRKFMNRYLGVGEWVMDQSVAIAGSSKWFKRTR, encoded by the exons ATGGTC CTGGCAAGGTTGACTCATTATGCCTTTGATGCTGTGCTCG TTTCCACCATCCTTGCGGGGATGAAGCGCTCGACCGGCCTGAC TTTCCAAGCCGATCAGATTGGTGATTCGGACCAGGACCCCTTCAGGAAGTTCATGAACCGCTACCTCGGTGTCGGCGAGTGGGTGATGGATCAGTCGGTTGCCATCGCAGGCTCGAGCAAGTGGTTCAAGAGAACCCGGTAA
- a CDS encoding hypothetical protein (EggNog:ENOG503PYAD): MDIIQDDFSSLDLHEPLSPSHSGQPINNDRLARIMEIRRLESPDLNPPRYHDPSTPPSSPPQPSSTSSSPGTPGSPPKPPPSPRQFPQFSLFPGELQNLIWDHAAQLLSSPTSTPGIHFLLQPPLLSPNNPPLSRPAPFQLSTPWLTNDLDLIPTRDSFCLNLANLLLTCHASRAAILRNNASFPFAHNRTILRSLPQKGYPVLCPPKSVDLSLDLHRDLVSLTSANGTCDEVRRMLDFTDGNHFIFSAARKFAVRYGLGWELPTPGPFQHDRRCPTGWMGMRGGGRPGFCSRCVGRLVERFRRLEEVWVLVDLPEKGWKRVDGGWGRKKEFEGWDRRWFAVEGVGVVGEEGNGNGGVVEEGLEVLERVKSNLKDPRYYHMPWVSELKFGLLGWEKST, encoded by the exons ATGGACATCATCCAGGACGACTTTTCCTCCCTCGACCTTCACGAACCACTATCGCCATCTCATTCCGGCCAACCAATCAATAACGACAGATTAGCCCGCATCATGGAAATCCGACGCCTAGAAAGCCCAGATCTCAACCCGCCCAGGTACCACGacccatcaacaccaccctcctcaccaccacagccatcttccacctcatcatcccccggAACACCCGgatcaccacccaaaccaccaccatccccccgTCAATTCCCCCaattctccctcttcccaggTGAACTCCAAAACCTAATCTGGGACCACGCCGCCcagctcctctcctccccaacctcgaccccaGGAatccacttcctcctccaaccccccctcttaagccccaacaacccccctctcagcCGCCCGGCCCCCTTCCAACTTTCTACTCCATGGCTCACCAACGACCTCGACCTCATCCCAACCAGAGACTCCTTCTGTCTCAACCTcgcaaacctcctcctcacctgccACGCCTCTCGCGCCGCCATTCTCCGCAACAACGCCTCTTTCCCATTCGCCCACAACAGAACTATCCTAAGGTCTCTCCCCCAAAAGGGGTATCCAGTGTTGTGCCCCCCAAAGTCCGTCGACTTGTCCCTCGACCTCCACCGAGATCTGGTGTCACTAACCTCGGCCAATGGCACCTGTGACGaagtgaggaggatgctCGATTTTACCGACGGTAACCACTTCATCTTTTCGGCGGCGAGGAAATTTGCGGTGAGGTATGGGTTAGGCTGGGAACTGCCGACTCCGGGCCCGTTTCAGCACGACAGGCGGTGTCCgacggggtggatggggatgagggggggtgggaggccGGGGTTTTGCTCGAGGTgtgtggggaggttggttgagCGGTtcaggaggttggaggaggtttgggttCTGGTTGATTTGCCTGAGAAGGGGTGGAAAAGGGTTGATggcgggtgggggaggaaaaaggagtttgaggggtggGATAGGCGGTGGTttgctgttgagggggtgggcgttgtgggggaggaggggaatgggaatgggggggtagtggaggaggggttggaggtgctggagagggtgaagagtAATTTG AAAGATCCGAGGTATTATCATATGCCGTGGGTGAGCGAGTTGAagtttgggttgttggggtgggagAAGTCGACATGA